The Corythoichthys intestinalis isolate RoL2023-P3 chromosome 1, ASM3026506v1, whole genome shotgun sequence genome has a segment encoding these proteins:
- the LOC130915736 gene encoding gastrula zinc finger protein XlCGF57.1-like, whose product MRCPADVTVEDLHPEKHDPLHLKQMEKSDMLCIKQEGEPETLNMKKEDQEVEIPKFPMGVSVKSEEDEGLSEESGAVKPASDTSFKHLTTKGEQPDSILAPVSDSDDITSHSSDYNTNEEDDDFDQNASKSSNKSSLKRDTKECAVGKRFPCTLCDKRFSLKANLERHKRIHTGEKPFACILCDKRFNRKAGLEMHKLIHTGERHFACTLCDKKYFAKEKLDVHTRTHTGEKPFCCTLCGKRFVERGGLNRHARRHTVPFTCTLCDKRFSEKTWLEKHMRTHTGEKPFACTLCDKRFIDKGRLNRHTRNHTAEKPFACTLCGKRFVDKKYLKHHTSRHTGEKPFAGEKPFACTLCGKRFVNKRGLNDHTKRHTGEKPFACTVCGKRFIDKGELNKHTRIHTADKPFACTLCGKRFIDKRSLNRHSSRHSGEKPFACTLCGKRFFDKRSLNRHTSTHTGEKPFACSFCDKRFTEKGILNMHTTTHTGEKTLACSLCGKRFSRKTSLEIHKRIHTGEKPFACSVCGKGFSRKTSSEIHKRIHTGEKPFACSVCGKRFAHKRTFVRHARGHTG is encoded by the coding sequence TGTCCCGCAGACGTCACTGTAGAAGATCTTCACCCTGAGAAGCACGATCCCCTCCACTTAAAACAGATGGAGAAGTCCGACATGCTGTGTATTAAACAGGAGGGAGAACCAGAGACCCTCAACATGAAAAAAGAAGACCAGGAAGTTGAAATCCCCAAGTTTCCAATGGGTGTCAGTGTGAAGAGTGAGGAAGACGAAGGACTAAGCGAAGAGAGCGGAGCAGTGAAACCTGCGAGCGACACCTCATTTAAGCACTTGACAACAAAAGGAGAGCAACCAGACAGCATCTTGGCTCCTGTTTCGGACAGCGACGACATAACGTCACACTCATCTGACTATAATACTAATGAGGAGGATGatgactttgaccaaaatgcttcaaaatcttCAAACAAGTCATCATTGAAAAGAGACACAAAGGAATGCGCGGTTGGGAAACGTTttccctgcacactttgtgataaaagattttctTTGAAGGCAAATTTAGAAAGACATAAGCGcatacacactggagagaagccttttgcctgcatactttgcgataaaagatttaatCGGAAAGCTGGTTTAGAAATGCATAAGCTTATACACACTGGAGAAAGGcattttgcctgcacactttgtgataaaaaatactTCGCGAAGGAAAAATTAGatgttcacacaagaacacacactggagagaagcctttctgcTGCACACTTTGTGGGAAAAGATTTGTCGAAAGGGGGGGTTTAAACAGACACGCACGCAGACACACTGTGCCTTTCacctgcacactttgcgataaaagattttctgaGAAGACTTGGTTAGAAAAGCAtatgcgtacacacactggagagaagcctttcgcctgcacactttgcgataaaagattcatCGATAAGGGACGTTTAAACAGACATACCAGAAACCACACTGCAGAGAAACCTTTCGCCTGCACActctgtggtaaaagattcgtcGATAAGAAATATTTAAAACACCACACAAgtagacacactggagagaagcctttcgctggagagaagcctttcgcctgcacactttgtggtaaaagattcgtcAATAAGAGAGGTTTAAACGACCACACAAagagacacactggagagaagcctttcgcctgcacagtttgtggtaaaagattcatcgATAAGGGAGAACtcaacaaacacacacgcatacacactGCAGATAAACCTTTCGCCTGCACActgtgtggtaaaagattcatcgATAAGAGAAGTTTAAACAGACACTCAAGTAGACactctggagagaagcctttcgcctgcacactttgtggtaaaagattcttcGATAAGAGAAGTTTAAAcagacacacaagcacacacaccggagagaagcctttcgcctgctcattttgcgataaaagattcacCGAAAAGGGCATTTTAAATATGCACACtacaacacacactggagaaaagactTTGGCAtgctcactttgtggtaaaagattttcTCGGAAGACTAGTTTAGAAATACATAAGCGcatacacactggagaaaaaccttttgcatgctcagtttgtggtaaaggATTTTCTCGGAAGACTAGTTCAGAAATCCATAAGCGcatacacactggagaaaaaccttttgcatgctcagtttgtggtaaaagatttgcTCACAAAAGAACTTTTGTAAGGCATGCAAGAGGCCACACTGGGTAA
- the LOC130915747 gene encoding gastrula zinc finger protein XlCGF57.1-like yields the protein MRRGNSGHDEHLQKKMKCPADVAVEDIDHEKHYPLHVKQEEESEMPYVKQEAELRTFSIKTEEQEAEISQFPLTVIVKSEEDESPSEEIGAANISSDRSFQHFTTKGEEGPQPDGLLAPLSDSDDITSHSSDSNTDEEDDDFDQNASESLNQSSLKGDTKECAVGKPFACSLCDKTFSWKRNLKVHMRSHSGKKPFVCTFCGKQFTHKGDLNKHTRRHTGEKPFACTLCYKRFYRKTDLEIHTRIHTGEKPFACSLCDKKFSTKANLNIHTRTHTGEKPFACTLCGKRFAQKTYLEKHNRTHVEEKPFACTLCDKRFSQKTDLETHKRTHTEEKPFACTLCGTKFVNKGGLNRHIRRHTGEKPFACLFCDKRFIDKGSLNIHTRNHTGEKPFACTSCGKQFTNKGNFNKHVSRHSGEKPFACSFCDKRFVNKLSLNIHTRHHTGEKPFACTLCGKKFVDKGDFNKHTSTHTGEKPFACSFCDKRFINKGSLNIHTRTHTGEKPFACSLCGKRFTQRGNLVKHSRSHTG from the exons ATGAGGAGAGGAAATTCAGGTCACGACGAACACCTGCAAAAGAAAATGAAG tGTCCCGCTGATGTCGCTGTAGAAGATATTGACCATGAGAAGCACTATCCCCTCCACGTTAAACAGGAAGAGGAGTCAGAGATGCCGTACGTCAAACAGGAGGCGGAGCTACGGACTTTCAGCATAAAAACAGAAGAACAGGAAGCTGAAATCTCACAATTTCCTTTGACTGTCATTGTGAAGAGTGAAGAAGATGAAAGTCCAAGCGAAGAGATCGGAGCCGCGAACATTTCGAGCGACAGATCATTTCAGCACTTCACAACAAAAGGAGAGGAAGGACCGCAACCGGACGGCCTCTTAGCTCCGCTTTCGGACAGCGATGACATAACGTCACATTCTTCTGACTCTAATACTGATGAGGAGGATGatgactttgaccaaaatgcttCAGAATCTTTAAACCAGTCCTCATTGAAAGGCGACACAAAGGAATGTGCGGTTGGGAAACCTTTTGCCTGTTCACTCTGtgataaaacattttcttggaaaCGTAATTTAAAAGTACACATGCGTTCACACTCCGGGAAgaaaccttttgtctgcactTTTTGTGGTAAACAATTCACCCATAAGGGagatttaaacaaacacacacgcagacacactggagagaagcctttcgcctgcacactttgctataaaagattTTATAGGAAGACTGATTTAGAAATACATACGCGTATACACaccggagaaaagccttttgcttgctcactttgtgataaaaaattttccacaaaggcaaatttaaacattcacacaagaacacacactggagagaagcctttcgcctgcacactgtgtggtaaaagattcgcaCAGAAGACTTATTTAGAAAAGCACAATCGTACACACGTTgaagagaagcctttcgcctgcacactttgcgataaaagattttctcaaAAGACTGATTTAGAAACGCataagcgtacacacactgaagagaagcctttcgcctgcacactttgcggtACAAAATTCGTTAATAAGGGAGGTTTAAACAGACACATAAGgagacacactggagaaaaacctttcgcCTGCTtattttgcgataaaagattcatCGACAAGGGCAGTTTAAATATCCACACAAGaaaccacactggagaaaagccttttgcctgcacatctTGTGGTAAACAATTCACAAATAAGGGAAATTTCAACAAACATGTAAGCAGACAcagtggagagaagcctttcgcctgctcattttgcgataaaagattcgtTAACAAGCTCAGTTTAAATATTCACACAAGacaccacactggagaaaagccttttgcctgcacactttgtggtaaaaaattTGTCGATAAGGGAGATTTCAAcaaacacacaagcacacacactggggagaagccttttgcctgctcattttgcgataaaagattcatCAACAAGGGCAGTTTAAATATTCACACAAGGACACACACTGGCgaaaagcctttcgcctgctcactttgtggtaaaagattcactcaaAGAGGAAATTTAGTCAAGCACTCAAGAAGCCACACTGGTTAA